A stretch of the Lactuca sativa cultivar Salinas chromosome 9, Lsat_Salinas_v11, whole genome shotgun sequence genome encodes the following:
- the LOC111920568 gene encoding FAD-linked sulfhydryl oxidase ERV1 codes for MSDNPLEAICSTIGRISVSLQTNLSKFISIPQKPSTLTNVNVSVSPSGPPIATPSIVAAVSSLPQSTNPHTKQISTGPVSREELGRATWTFIHTLGAQYPENPTRQQKKDVKELMAIISRIYPCKECADHFKEVLRSNPVQAGSQGEFSQWLCRVHNVVNRSLGKPTFPCERVDARWGKLDCEHRVCDLQGSMTLFSTRID; via the exons ATGTCCGATAATCCTTTGGAGGCAATCTGCAGCACCATTGGAAGAATTTCAGTGTCCCTCCAAACAAATCTTTCCAAATTCATTAGCATCCCCCAAAAACCATCTACACTCACAAATGTAAACGTTTCAGTTTCTCCATCCGGACCACCCATAGCTACTCCATCGATAGTAGCCGCTGTTTCTTCTCTTCCTCAATCCACGAACCCACACACAAAG CAAATCTCAACTGGTCCAGTGAGCAGAGAAGAGCTTGGAAGGGCCACTTGGACTTTCATTCACACTCTTGGTGCTCAG TATCCAGAAAACCCAACCAGGCAGCAAAAAAAAGATGTTAAAGAATTG ATGGCAATAATATCCCGCATATACCCTTGCAAGGAATGTGCGGATCACTTCAAGGAAGTGCTAAG ATCGAATCCTGTACAAGCGGGTTCTCAAGGCGAATTTTCACAATGGTTATGTCGAGTGCATAATGTTGTTAATCGGAG CCTTGGAAAGCCAACGTTTCCATGTGAACGAGTTGATGCAAGATGGGGGAAGCTAGATTGTGAGCATCGTGTATGTGATCTACaaggatccatgacactttttaGCACTCGAATTGATTGA